The following are encoded together in the Microbacterium hatanonis genome:
- a CDS encoding S1C family serine protease: MSETQGDRPDENAATPAPHTSSDATPAPQTGATTAPADTPARTVPPVPTTPASAPASATPAAPAWSGQRPPQPPHPQAPYGGAPQQPAYGVPSREGYAGQPVGQGFGIPPQQTQPTLPLHGAPETAPRKKSNAGKVAGLIVAAALVGGAAGLGGTYAGLSLWGGSDATPVAGAGTVTVNDTENVNQTTGIAAKVVPSVVTISATGGSSGGTGSGVVLSADGYVVTNTHVVTLDGATGDATIRATTSDGRVYDATVVGTDPTYDLAVIKLTDASGLTPIEFGDSSDLNVGDETVAVGAPLGLSNTVTTGIVSALNRSIEVASSAAPEDDQPSEGGTGESPFQFDFGQGGQGSTQSTETIKIAVIQTDAAINPGNSGGALVDDQGRLIGINVAIASAGSSTGSGQAGSIGVGFSIPSSVAERVANEIIENGSATHGLLGASVQSTSTVANSTIEGAYVASVTDGGPAAAAGLRSGDIVTAFNDLPITNSVDLTAQVRAVAAGSDATVTYVRDGQTRTANVTLGSFGS, translated from the coding sequence ATGAGTGAGACACAGGGCGACCGCCCCGACGAGAACGCCGCGACGCCCGCGCCGCACACTTCCTCCGACGCGACGCCTGCGCCGCAGACCGGCGCGACGACCGCTCCGGCAGACACCCCCGCGCGCACCGTGCCGCCGGTTCCGACGACTCCGGCTTCGGCGCCCGCATCGGCGACGCCCGCGGCTCCGGCGTGGTCGGGCCAGCGCCCGCCGCAGCCGCCCCACCCGCAGGCCCCCTATGGCGGTGCTCCCCAGCAGCCGGCATACGGCGTGCCGTCCCGTGAGGGCTACGCCGGTCAGCCGGTCGGCCAGGGCTTCGGGATCCCGCCGCAGCAGACCCAGCCCACCCTGCCGCTGCACGGCGCCCCCGAGACGGCTCCGCGCAAGAAGTCGAACGCGGGCAAGGTCGCCGGCCTCATCGTCGCCGCCGCACTCGTCGGCGGCGCCGCCGGCCTCGGTGGCACCTACGCCGGCCTCAGTCTCTGGGGCGGATCCGATGCGACCCCGGTCGCCGGGGCCGGGACGGTCACGGTCAACGACACCGAGAACGTGAACCAGACGACCGGCATCGCCGCGAAGGTCGTGCCGAGCGTCGTGACGATCAGCGCCACAGGCGGCAGCAGCGGCGGCACCGGTTCCGGCGTCGTCCTTAGCGCGGACGGCTACGTCGTCACCAACACCCACGTGGTCACCCTCGACGGGGCGACGGGCGACGCGACGATCCGCGCGACGACGTCGGATGGACGCGTCTACGACGCCACGGTCGTCGGTACCGACCCCACGTACGACCTCGCCGTCATCAAACTGACGGATGCCTCGGGCCTCACGCCGATCGAGTTCGGCGATTCGAGCGATCTGAACGTGGGCGACGAGACGGTCGCGGTCGGCGCCCCGCTGGGACTGTCGAACACGGTCACGACGGGCATCGTGAGCGCTCTGAACCGTTCGATCGAGGTCGCATCGTCGGCAGCTCCCGAGGACGACCAGCCCAGCGAGGGCGGCACCGGCGAGAGCCCCTTCCAGTTCGACTTCGGTCAGGGCGGGCAGGGCTCGACGCAGTCGACCGAGACGATCAAGATCGCCGTCATCCAGACGGATGCGGCGATCAACCCCGGGAACTCCGGGGGCGCGCTCGTCGACGACCAGGGCCGACTCATCGGCATCAACGTAGCCATCGCCTCGGCGGGCAGCTCGACCGGCAGCGGCCAGGCCGGTTCGATCGGGGTCGGCTTCTCGATCCCGTCGTCGGTCGCTGAGCGCGTCGCGAACGAGATCATCGAGAACGGCTCGGCGACGCACGGTCTGCTCGGCGCCTCGGTGCAATCGACATCGACCGTGGCGAACTCGACGATCGAGGGCGCCTACGTGGCGAGCGTCACGGACGGCGGCCCCGCGGCGGCCGCAGGGCTCCGCTCGGGCGACATCGTCACCGCGTTCAACGACCTCCCGATCACGAACTCCGTCGACCTCACCGCGCAGGTACGCGCCGTGGCCGCAGGCAGCGACGCGACCGTGACCTACGTCCGCGACGGTCAGACCCGCACCGCGAACGTGACGCTCGGTTCGTTCGGCTCCTGA
- a CDS encoding DUF6328 family protein: MTRKDRRVSDRRDSGPPVGDDGRDETVEERADRRWIEVLQELRVLQTGTQILTGFLLALAFQPVFADLGAGQRALYLVLVSLAALSAVIALAPVALHRIVFRRRVKPEVVYFGHVSLIAALAAVSLLLTGVVAFVFDVIVGEVASWIAGIALGTVILVLWVIVPTAIRRWGRNPE; encoded by the coding sequence ATGACGCGCAAGGATCGGCGGGTGAGCGATCGCCGCGATTCCGGGCCTCCCGTGGGTGATGACGGTCGTGACGAGACCGTGGAAGAGCGCGCGGATCGCCGGTGGATAGAGGTGCTCCAAGAGCTTCGCGTGCTCCAGACGGGCACGCAGATCCTGACCGGTTTCCTTCTCGCCCTCGCCTTCCAGCCGGTGTTCGCCGACCTCGGCGCAGGTCAGCGCGCGCTGTACCTCGTGCTGGTGTCGCTCGCCGCCCTCAGCGCCGTCATCGCGCTCGCACCCGTCGCGCTCCACCGGATCGTCTTCCGTCGGCGCGTGAAGCCGGAGGTCGTCTACTTCGGTCATGTCTCGCTCATCGCCGCGCTCGCCGCCGTGAGTCTGCTCCTCACGGGAGTCGTCGCGTTCGTCTTCGATGTGATCGTCGGCGAGGTCGCGTCGTGGATCGCGGGAATCGCGCTCGGGACGGTGATCCTCGTACTGTGGGTCATAGTGCCGACGGCGATCCGCCGGTGGGGGAGGAACCCGGAATGA
- a CDS encoding phytoene/squalene synthase family protein has translation MSHAPTGLALYDRTADDAAAAVISRYSTSFALACRLLGPRVRPHVRNIYALVRVADEIVDGPAADAGLSRDDQRSVLDALERDTLSAIGSGFSANLVVHAFARSARAGEITAALVEPFFSSMRTDLDVVEHDEASHAAYVFGSAEVVGLMCLQVFVNADAVPKGRPDEELVDGARRLGRAFQDVNFLRDLDDDAGRLGRDYLNGAADTVRRVDVLDGIDADLAAAAAVIPRLPADVRGAVWTAHHLFAELSRRLRATSPGAPRVRVPDTAKATIALRAMMKAREASR, from the coding sequence GTGAGCCATGCCCCGACCGGCCTCGCGCTGTACGACCGCACGGCCGACGACGCTGCCGCGGCCGTCATCTCCCGATATTCGACATCGTTCGCGCTCGCTTGTCGTCTGCTCGGCCCGCGCGTGCGTCCGCACGTACGCAACATCTACGCGCTCGTGCGCGTCGCGGACGAGATCGTCGACGGGCCCGCCGCAGACGCGGGTCTGAGCCGCGACGATCAGCGCAGCGTGCTCGACGCCCTCGAGCGGGACACCCTCTCTGCGATCGGATCGGGCTTCAGCGCCAACCTCGTGGTGCACGCCTTCGCGCGGTCGGCTCGCGCCGGCGAGATCACCGCCGCCCTCGTCGAGCCGTTCTTCTCATCGATGCGCACCGACCTCGACGTCGTCGAGCACGACGAGGCCTCGCATGCCGCATACGTGTTCGGGTCGGCCGAGGTGGTGGGTCTCATGTGCCTGCAGGTCTTCGTGAACGCGGATGCGGTGCCGAAGGGCCGCCCCGACGAGGAGCTCGTCGACGGCGCCCGGCGTCTGGGGCGCGCCTTCCAGGACGTGAACTTCCTCCGCGACCTCGACGACGACGCCGGCCGCCTCGGTCGCGACTACCTCAACGGGGCCGCCGACACGGTTCGACGGGTCGACGTGCTCGACGGGATCGACGCCGATCTCGCTGCCGCCGCCGCGGTCATCCCCCGTCTGCCGGCCGACGTGCGGGGAGCGGTCTGGACGGCGCATCACCTGTTCGCCGAACTGTCGCGCAGACTGCGTGCCACCTCACCCGGGGCCCCGCGCGTGCGCGTGCCCGACACCGCGAAGGCGACCATCGCCCTGCGCGCCATGATGAAAGCTCGAGAGGCCTCCCGATGA
- the idi gene encoding isopentenyl-diphosphate Delta-isomerase → MSETEYVVLVDDDGQPIGTAPKSTVHGTDTALHLAFSCHVVNDAGQVLVSRRALGKKTWPGVWTNSFCGHPQPGEAIVDAVHRRAAFELGITIDDVELALPDFRYRAIDASGIVEYEICPVYTAFTAVEPRPHPDEVVDTRWVDPLDLASSLIATPWAFSPWLVLQAEQLPLLAHQIDSLRAP, encoded by the coding sequence GTGAGCGAGACCGAATACGTCGTGCTGGTAGACGACGACGGCCAGCCGATCGGGACGGCGCCGAAGAGCACTGTCCACGGGACCGACACCGCTCTCCACCTTGCATTCTCCTGCCATGTCGTCAACGACGCAGGACAGGTACTCGTCTCCCGCCGCGCTCTCGGCAAGAAGACCTGGCCCGGCGTATGGACGAACTCGTTCTGCGGGCACCCCCAGCCGGGCGAAGCGATCGTCGACGCCGTGCATCGTCGCGCGGCGTTCGAGCTGGGCATCACCATCGACGACGTCGAGCTCGCCCTGCCCGATTTCCGGTACCGAGCCATCGACGCCTCCGGGATCGTCGAATACGAGATCTGCCCGGTCTACACCGCGTTCACCGCGGTGGAACCGCGACCCCACCCCGACGAGGTCGTCGACACCCGATGGGTCGACCCCCTCGATCTCGCCTCATCGCTCATCGCCACACCCTGGGCGTTCAGCCCCTGGCTCGTCCTCCAGGCCGAGCAGCTCCCCCTCCTCGCCCACCAGATAGATAGTCTCCGAGCCCCGTGA
- a CDS encoding MarR family winged helix-turn-helix transcriptional regulator: MKDDMDMNASDLAALRMLIVREQRGQSVSPHDLARHLRISTASTTKLLDRLSALGHIERRPHPHDRRARIVVLTEASRREFSRHFGAHLGAMRGVTARYSDDELAVISSFMTELGEAVDPS; the protein is encoded by the coding sequence ATGAAGGACGACATGGACATGAATGCCAGCGACCTCGCGGCGCTGCGCATGCTGATCGTCCGCGAACAGCGCGGGCAGTCGGTGAGCCCTCATGATCTGGCCCGCCACCTGCGCATCTCGACGGCATCGACGACCAAGCTCCTCGATCGGCTGTCTGCGCTGGGGCACATCGAGAGACGACCGCACCCGCATGACCGCCGCGCGCGCATCGTCGTTCTCACGGAGGCGTCGCGCCGCGAATTCTCCCGGCACTTCGGCGCCCATCTCGGGGCGATGAGAGGGGTCACGGCCCGGTACTCCGACGACGAGCTCGCGGTGATCTCGAGTTTCATGACCGAGCTGGGCGAGGCCGTAGACCCCAGCTGA
- a CDS encoding polyprenyl synthetase family protein, translated as MITLPHAPLARAGIDAAIDASLRRLRERAAAVDPVVDALAAAIERATSGGKRFRPALVVAAFETLGGTADETPALFPVAAAFELLHTAFVVHDDVIDHDTHRRGALNIAGEFRARGTIRGADAAGAALLGDAAGILAGDLLLHEAMRAVALADLDATARADLFELMDEAVLVSTAGELADVENSVTQGELLDADDILLATANKTAVYSFSAPLEAGAVLAGAPTESRRALRRFGEKLGLGYQLVDDLIGAFGSAAVAGRREGGDLHEAKQTPLIALARQSENWPEVADALSEAHTGPVAIRAAQRALAASGARARMESLVAETLDSARATVDASLLPDATRAMLFELADAVQDRIP; from the coding sequence GTGATCACCCTGCCCCACGCCCCCCTCGCCCGAGCCGGCATAGACGCCGCCATCGACGCGAGCCTGCGACGACTGCGCGAACGAGCCGCTGCCGTCGATCCCGTCGTCGATGCCCTGGCCGCGGCGATCGAACGCGCCACCAGCGGAGGCAAGCGCTTCCGACCGGCCCTCGTCGTCGCCGCGTTCGAGACCCTCGGGGGCACTGCCGACGAGACCCCCGCCCTCTTCCCCGTCGCCGCTGCGTTCGAGCTGCTGCATACGGCGTTCGTCGTTCACGATGACGTGATCGACCACGACACCCACCGTCGCGGTGCGCTGAACATCGCCGGCGAATTCCGGGCACGCGGGACCATCCGAGGGGCGGATGCGGCGGGTGCCGCGCTCCTCGGCGACGCGGCCGGGATCCTCGCCGGCGATCTGCTGCTCCACGAGGCGATGCGCGCGGTCGCTCTCGCCGATCTCGACGCGACCGCCCGTGCCGACCTGTTCGAGCTGATGGACGAGGCCGTGCTGGTGTCCACCGCCGGCGAGCTGGCCGACGTGGAGAACTCCGTCACCCAGGGCGAGCTGCTCGACGCCGACGACATCCTCCTCGCCACGGCGAATAAGACGGCGGTGTACTCGTTCTCCGCACCGCTCGAGGCCGGCGCCGTGCTCGCCGGCGCCCCGACCGAGTCTCGAAGGGCGTTGCGACGCTTCGGCGAGAAACTCGGTCTCGGCTACCAGCTGGTCGACGACCTCATCGGGGCATTCGGCTCGGCCGCGGTCGCAGGACGTCGCGAGGGCGGTGACCTCCACGAGGCCAAGCAGACGCCGCTGATCGCACTCGCCCGTCAGAGCGAGAACTGGCCGGAGGTCGCCGACGCCCTCTCCGAGGCGCACACCGGTCCGGTGGCGATCCGTGCGGCCCAACGCGCCCTGGCGGCATCCGGCGCACGAGCGCGGATGGAATCGCTGGTCGCCGAGACCCTCGATTCGGCGCGCGCGACGGTCGACGCATCCCTCCTCCCCGACGCGACCAGGGCCATGCTGTTCGAGCTCGCCGACGCCGTGCAGGATCGCATCCCGTGA
- a CDS encoding aminotransferase class I/II-fold pyridoxal phosphate-dependent enzyme, which yields MREIPGAWQRTADGAGLRAADGTIGTTIFAEMSGLAAGTGAINLGQGFPDEDGPAVVLDAAMRAIADGVNQYAPGRGFPDLLAAIAEHQHRFYGLRLDPERDIVATAGATEALAATLLALLDGPDDEVVVFEPYYDAYAAAVALAGARLVPVPLRWPDFQPDLDRLAAAVTDRTRVILVNDPHNPTGAVFTPDVRRRIVELAEQHDAIIVTDEVYEHLVFDAPHVPIATLPGAWERTVSISSAGKTFSVTGWKIGWVSGPAPLISAILTVKQYLTYVNGSPFQPAVATGLRLPDAFFQGIATALREKRDILGRGLSAAGFDVSTPSGTYFTVADAAPLGATDAADFCRALPERAGVVGIPLTAFASPENRAEYATLVRFAACKRVDVLDEASRRLSLLGV from the coding sequence ATGCGAGAGATTCCCGGGGCCTGGCAGCGGACCGCAGATGGGGCCGGACTCCGTGCCGCGGACGGCACGATCGGTACCACCATCTTCGCCGAGATGAGCGGGCTTGCGGCCGGAACGGGCGCGATCAACCTCGGTCAGGGCTTTCCCGACGAGGACGGACCGGCCGTGGTGCTGGACGCGGCGATGCGGGCGATCGCCGACGGCGTGAACCAGTACGCCCCGGGGCGAGGGTTTCCTGATCTGCTCGCCGCGATCGCCGAGCACCAGCATCGCTTCTACGGTCTGCGCCTCGACCCCGAGCGCGACATCGTCGCCACCGCCGGCGCGACCGAGGCTCTGGCGGCCACCCTCCTCGCCCTCCTCGACGGACCGGACGACGAGGTCGTCGTCTTCGAGCCCTATTACGACGCCTATGCGGCAGCGGTCGCCCTCGCCGGGGCGCGCCTGGTGCCGGTGCCGCTGCGATGGCCCGACTTCCAGCCCGATCTCGACAGGCTGGCCGCCGCCGTGACCGACCGAACGCGCGTCATCCTCGTCAACGACCCCCACAACCCCACCGGGGCCGTCTTCACCCCGGACGTGCGCCGGCGCATCGTCGAGCTGGCGGAGCAGCACGACGCGATCATCGTCACCGATGAGGTGTACGAGCACCTCGTCTTCGACGCGCCGCACGTGCCCATCGCCACTCTCCCGGGCGCATGGGAGCGCACGGTCTCGATCTCCTCCGCGGGCAAGACGTTCTCCGTCACGGGATGGAAGATCGGATGGGTCTCGGGTCCGGCGCCGCTGATATCGGCCATCCTCACCGTGAAGCAGTATCTGACCTACGTCAACGGCAGCCCGTTCCAGCCGGCCGTGGCCACCGGACTCCGGCTGCCCGACGCGTTCTTCCAGGGCATCGCGACAGCACTCCGCGAGAAGCGCGACATCCTCGGCCGCGGATTGAGCGCCGCGGGCTTCGACGTCTCGACGCCCAGCGGCACGTACTTCACCGTCGCCGACGCCGCTCCCCTCGGGGCGACGGATGCGGCGGACTTCTGTCGCGCCCTCCCCGAGCGCGCGGGCGTCGTGGGCATCCCGCTCACGGCCTTCGCGAGCCCGGAGAACCGGGCCGAGTACGCCACGCTGGTGCGCTTCGCGGCGTGCAAGCGCGTCGACGTCCTCGACGAAGCATCCCGTCGGCTGTCGCTCCTCGGCGTCTGA
- a CDS encoding maltokinase N-terminal cap-like domain-containing protein, protein MDSTLQSLTDWMPAQRWYASKGRTPSLRLVAEWDVASEPDARVRVLLVADDAPETPVLYQVPVVVRSTRPEKGVVGDLPDGSVLVDGATDAAYAAWLYRSVTAGGRVSGVDGPLDSHPAARRPHTDPTASASVLGAEQSNTSLIFRPDGDGSAVICKLFRQVHPGLNPDIELQTALADNGSSSVPRAIGSLEGAWRDPGNPEHVVTGSLAFAQEFLDDVEDAWRVALTAAQDDDDFADRATALGAAVADVHLTLSRILPTHEADASDRRRVAAVWEDGLATAVAEIPAMAPFAAPIREVYAAAQSAPWPLFQRVHGDLHLGQVLEVQGRGWVLLDFEGEPLRPIAARRMPDLAVRDVAGMLRSFDYVAGSVERLGVDDAVARRWATTAVTAFERGYAAAGGPSADERLLRAFELDKAVYEAVYEVRNRPDWLSIPLSAIERLTRDAAS, encoded by the coding sequence ATGGACAGCACCCTGCAGTCCCTGACCGACTGGATGCCCGCGCAACGGTGGTACGCCTCGAAAGGCCGCACTCCGAGCCTTCGTCTCGTCGCCGAGTGGGACGTCGCGAGCGAGCCCGATGCGCGCGTCCGCGTGCTCCTCGTCGCAGACGACGCACCCGAGACCCCCGTCCTCTACCAAGTGCCTGTCGTCGTTCGCTCGACCCGACCCGAGAAGGGGGTCGTGGGCGATCTCCCCGACGGCTCGGTGCTGGTCGACGGTGCGACCGACGCGGCGTACGCGGCCTGGCTGTACCGCTCGGTGACCGCCGGTGGTCGCGTGAGCGGCGTCGACGGCCCCCTCGACAGCCACCCCGCGGCGCGCCGACCGCACACCGATCCGACCGCCTCGGCGTCGGTGCTCGGAGCCGAGCAATCGAACACCTCGCTGATCTTCCGTCCCGACGGCGACGGGAGCGCGGTCATCTGCAAGCTGTTCCGTCAGGTGCACCCCGGCCTCAACCCCGATATCGAATTGCAGACCGCTCTCGCCGACAACGGTTCGTCGTCGGTTCCTCGGGCCATCGGGTCGCTCGAGGGCGCCTGGCGCGATCCGGGCAACCCCGAGCACGTCGTGACCGGATCGCTCGCGTTCGCGCAGGAGTTCCTCGACGACGTCGAAGACGCGTGGCGCGTCGCGCTGACCGCCGCGCAGGACGACGACGACTTCGCCGACCGCGCCACGGCGCTGGGAGCGGCCGTCGCCGATGTGCACCTGACCCTGTCGCGCATCCTCCCGACACACGAGGCCGACGCCTCCGATCGACGGCGCGTCGCGGCAGTCTGGGAAGACGGGCTCGCCACGGCGGTCGCCGAGATTCCCGCGATGGCACCGTTCGCCGCGCCCATCCGCGAGGTGTACGCAGCGGCGCAATCCGCGCCGTGGCCCCTGTTCCAGCGCGTGCACGGCGATCTGCACCTGGGGCAGGTACTCGAGGTGCAGGGTCGCGGCTGGGTGCTGCTCGACTTCGAGGGCGAGCCGCTGCGTCCGATCGCGGCTCGGCGCATGCCCGACCTCGCGGTGCGGGACGTCGCCGGGATGCTGCGGTCGTTCGACTACGTCGCCGGCTCCGTCGAACGACTCGGGGTCGACGACGCGGTGGCACGGAGGTGGGCGACGACGGCGGTCACCGCGTTCGAGCGCGGCTACGCAGCGGCGGGCGGCCCCTCGGCAGACGAGCGGCTCCTGCGCGCGTTCGAGCTCGACAAGGCCGTCTACGAAGCCGTCTACGAAGTGCGCAACCGCCCGGACTGGCTGTCGATCCCCCTCTCGGCGATCGAACGGCTCACCCGCGACGCGGCTTCCTGA
- a CDS encoding carbon-nitrogen hydrolase family protein: MSDRSVGVAVAQFAPAASVDANLEVIVELTERAASRGARVVLFPEYSSYFVDPFDESLAANAEEVDGPFVAALTRLAAASGVVVVAGLLEKSTDHRRVRNTVVAVGADGPVAVYRKLHLYDAFGQRESDWVEPGEIGTPQTFEVDGLRFGLMTCYDLRFPEVARTIVDEGVDVVLVAAEWVRGPLKEHHWRTLLQARAIENTVFVAASDHPPPLGVGHSLVVDPQGVAIAEVGTTTDVAVAHLDVDAVARVRRVNPALELRRFRVVAG; encoded by the coding sequence ATGAGCGACCGATCGGTCGGTGTCGCGGTGGCGCAGTTCGCGCCCGCGGCGTCGGTGGACGCGAACCTCGAGGTCATCGTCGAGCTGACCGAGCGCGCCGCGTCGCGCGGCGCGCGGGTCGTGCTGTTCCCCGAATACTCCAGCTACTTCGTCGACCCCTTCGACGAGTCCCTCGCCGCGAACGCCGAGGAGGTCGACGGTCCGTTCGTGGCCGCCCTGACCCGCCTCGCCGCCGCCTCGGGCGTCGTGGTGGTGGCGGGCCTGCTCGAGAAGAGCACGGACCACAGACGTGTGCGCAACACCGTCGTCGCGGTGGGTGCCGACGGTCCGGTCGCGGTCTACCGGAAGCTTCACCTGTACGACGCGTTCGGGCAGCGCGAGTCGGACTGGGTCGAGCCCGGCGAGATCGGCACCCCCCAGACCTTCGAGGTCGACGGACTGCGCTTCGGTCTGATGACCTGCTACGACCTCCGGTTCCCGGAGGTCGCCCGCACCATCGTCGACGAGGGCGTCGATGTCGTCCTCGTGGCTGCCGAATGGGTGCGGGGGCCGCTCAAGGAGCACCACTGGCGCACGTTGCTGCAGGCGCGCGCGATCGAGAACACGGTCTTCGTCGCAGCATCCGATCACCCGCCGCCCCTCGGGGTGGGGCACTCCCTCGTGGTGGATCCGCAGGGCGTGGCGATCGCCGAGGTCGGGACGACGACGGATGTCGCTGTCGCGCACCTGGACGTCGACGCGGTCGCCCGGGTGCGCCGGGTGAACCCGGCTCTCGAGCTGCGGCGCTTCCGCGTCGTCGCCGGCTGA